Genomic window (Sediminispirochaeta smaragdinae DSM 11293):
TTTCAAGCTGCTCTCCCGCCATCAAACGAAGTAGAGCGTCCCAGGCCCTTTGGGCCATCTGTTCGGTATCCTCTTTTAAAATTGTCAGGGGAGGAGCCGTGATTTCATAGAAGGGATTATCCCCATATGCAATTATGGAGATATCCCGAGGACATTCCTTGCCCATATTCTGCAGCGTTTTCAACAGATCACAGGTCAGCTCATTCCCAACTACAACACATGCGGAAGGTTGTTGTCTTTCATAGGCGAGCTTAATCTCATGCTCATATGCCTCTCCGTTCATATGGGGCTCAAATTCAAAAACAAGCGAGCCTCTGTAATAGAGTGAACTTTCCTCCAGTGCTTGTTGATATCCCTCAAGCTGATCTTTACCAGTCGCCCCAATCCCCTGTATCTTGAGCAAGGCAATGCGCTCATGTCGATTCTTGATCAGTTGTTTGGTACCAAGATATATCGCCTTCTTTATGGCAAATGTCACAGAGCAAATTTCATCTGAGTTGATTCTCCGCTCGATACAAACAAAAGGAATCCTTGAACGTAGCAATTTGCCATAAGATCTCGGATTATCGGTGGCAGGAACCAAAAGTATCGCCGCATACGTCTTTTTGGAAATAAGCGATTGTAGTATTTGCCTCTCTACCTGCTTATCGTCATTCGTGATATGCACGGAAAGCCGAAGAGTAGAATCTTCGGCCAAGGCATGAATATGGGAGGCGATACGAACATAGGTTTGTTCTTCGAGATTCGGCACCAGCAGGGCAACAGCACCACTGCGGCCGTACGAAAGGGACCCGTCGGCGCTGATTCTCTTATTCTGGTACCCTGTTGCAACAATAGCCTCCTGAACTCTCTGTACAAGCTCTGGCTTAACATAGCGTGTACAGTTGATAACATGAGAAACCGTTGCAATCGAAACACCGGCAGTATCCGCAACATCCTTTATAGTGACCTTTTGCCTTTTTGCCATTTCACTCTCTTTTTACGCAAATTTCCAGTGAATTATAAAGGTTATAGCAGAAACATGTCAAACAGAAGAATAAATATGCCAATAAAAGCAATAGAATATGCTTTTTTATATAAACAGGTTGGTACCAACATGCATCTGGATGAAAAAGGGGACTGTATAAAAACCGAAACAGCGCCGGAGAAGTGGTTACCACCTGTTCTCCGGTCGTACGATAAACCCTGTATTGGCGTTATTTTAAGCGTCGGTATGGTTTCACGGCATCATTGGAGAGAGGAACTTCAAATTTGCAACGATCACCCCGAACAATCGATTGAGTAAACTCATATACCTCATTATTCTCCAGATAGCCAATCCGCTCCACGGCGAAGGCAAGGGTTCCCGCGTGGCAATCAAGAAGTTCGCTCTCCTGTTTACTCACTTGAACTACTTCGTACGATTCCACACCATGATGCGGCATTATCCCACACTCTTTATTCAGAATATTGTAGAGTGATTCGTGTTCCAGACGATAGCTGTTTAAGACCGAGCAAATCTTGTAAGGGATATAGGTCTTTTCCAAGATAAGAGGAACGCCATCAGCTTCTCGTATCCGATAGATATAGTTCACCATAAAGCCTGAATCGGCAATACGAAAAATTTCCATCAGACGAGGATCGGCTTCGATAACCTCATAATGAATAATCCGGGAGGAGGGTTCCATACCCTCCATGCGGGCCTGGGCGGAAAAACTGTACAGCGAGCTTACATTCTTCCGTAACTTCGGATTAGCGACAAAAGATCCCAGACCGCGGCGCCGGTATACAAAACCCTCTTTTTCCAGTGCCCCGAAAGCCTGCCGGGCAGTTGACCGACTAATTCCATACCGGGAACAAAGCTCGGACTCAGAGGGCATCCTATCCCCCGGCTTTAGCTCTCCCTAAAATATACATCGTTTAATGATGAGAATAAGTTGGCTATATAACGGCGTCTCATCTTCTTCGCTTACATCATACTGAAAAATCGGGTTATTCTCCAAGCAACTATCTCCCGTATCTACTTTCCTCATCATAGAATAAACCCTATTATTTGACAATGATTACTGATTAATACAATCATCGATCAGAGCAATTCCTTGTATCAGCAATCGGGGAAGATGGAGTGTGCCTTTCCACGCAGAACCCTTTACCGGCAACGCAATGCTGCCGTCTCTGTGAAGATATCCATACCATTCACCATATTCATAATCGGGAAAGTGAGAAAATGTCCATGCATGAACCTCGTCATATGACGCCAGGTATTTGTCATCTTTCGTGATAACATACGCCAAGAGCAGCGCATAGAGACTTTCAGTATGCGGCCACCAATATTTCATATCCCATTCAACATGTTCGGAGGGTTTTCCTTCAAGATCAACAAAAGAAAACAAGCCTCCGTATGTTTCGTCCCATCCCCGTTCCAAAGATGCATCAAGGATTTGTAAGCCCAGAGCAATGGTATCTCTGTTACCGCGATACAGCCCCTCCTGCATAAGAAACCAAGCCGTCTCAATTGAATGCCCGGGGTTTATGGTCCTCCCGTCCGGAGTATTAATGACAGAACCATCTTGTGCGACAGTCTCAAGGAGCGCCCTCTCATTGGGCTTAAAAAAGTAGCGCTGAATATCTCCGATGCAGGTATCGATTACCTGAGAAAAATCTGATGAAATACTTTTATCCACATCCATCGCTCTGATGACCTGTGTAGTCGACATAAGCAGCATGGTGGCCGTCAAACTCTGTATATTCCGGTTTTCACTATAAAATTTGGAAGGCAGTTCCTCGGGGTGATGATACAAATGGACAATAAGCCTGTAGGTTTGTAAAGCCAGTTCATAGGCTTCGCGATCATTTGCAGCCTTTGCATATTCACTTAGTCCCAATATACCAAAGGTTTCGGTAAACCAGTACCTTCGTTTTCGTAATTTTCTCCCTTGTTTATCCACAAGAAAGAACATCCGTCCGTCGGAATCTATACAGTGATTTTTAATAAACTCATAGCCATTCTTTGCAGCAGCAAGCCATTCATCATTCTTTTCTATCTCATTATATAATTTTGAAAAGAACCACAATGAACGATTCTGCAGCCAGACAGCTTTATCGGAACACAGCAAGCTTCCATCGCGGTCAAGATAATGAAAATACCCCCCGTTTTCTCTATCAATGGAAAATTTCATCCAAAATGGGACCACATCATTGAGCAATGTTTTGCTATATATATAGCGTAGCTGTTCTAATCTATGGGTATCAATACATCCGTCCATCATTCTGCCCTTCTGTTTCCTTTATCGATTCTGTTTGTTACTGGACACATCAAACCAAACCGCCATAAGCAATATCAGCCCCTTTATCACATCCTGCCAGGCGGCAGTCAGGTTTAACAGGCTCATTCCATTGCCAAGACTTGTCATAACGAGAGCTCCGACCAATGCTCCGAAGAGCATACCCCGTCCTCCGGTCAGGCTGATTCCTCCTATGACGCATGCCGCAATACTATCCATCTCAAACGAATTTCCTGCATTCGGTGTGGCAGATGCCAGTCTTGAAGTTAATACATTGCTGGCCACAGCCGAAAGGAAACCCATCATAACAAAGACCTTCATATATACCTTTCGAATATCAATGCCCGATAATTTCGCGGCCTTGCTATTACCGCCTACAGCGTATATATACCTGCCGTATTGTGTCTTGTTGTACAAAAAGGCAAAGATGAAATAGAGAATAAGCAAAATGAGCACCGGAACGGGAATACCTTGATATGAATTAAATCCGAAAACAAAACATCCTACCAACACTAGTACCAAGAAATACTTTCCGAAGAGTACTCTTTTTGATGCAATATCAAAGCCATATGAGGATCGCCTACGCCGCATGCCCTGTTCAAAGAATATAAAACCGCCAATACATATAATACCGAGAAGGATGCTTAGCCATCCGGGAAGGTATTCCTGCCCGAGCAGCGCAAAATCAGGATTGGAAACGGGAATCGAACATCCTTTCGTTACTAAAACAGTGGCCCCGCGAAAAATCATCATTCCCCCCAGGGTCACAATAAAAGCTGGAACATTTTGATATGCTATCCAATAGCCCTGCCACACACCTATGAGTAATCCGGCCAAAAGTGAAATAGCGATGGCACATACACAATTCATATCATACTGCGTTTGTAGCAAGGCGGTAATGGCACCGGTTACCCCGACAACAGATCCTATTGAAAGATCAAACTCTCCTGACACAAGGCAGCCGACCATGCCGATTACCAGAATACCTTTTATACCGGTAAGCCGAAAAAGGTTGGAAAGATTTCGCACTGAAAGAAACGTACCACCGGTTAATATGGCAAAGAGTACCCAGATGACGATCAAGGCCCCCACCATTGCATAGGATCGTATACCTTTGATTAGCGTGTATCGATTTTCCAAAGAATTGGTTTGCAAAGACTTCATTTGTGTATTCTCCTATATCGATGCAGTCGCATATTGCATAATGC
Coding sequences:
- a CDS encoding GntR family transcriptional regulator, with the translated sequence MEGMEPSSRIIHYEVIEADPRLMEIFRIADSGFMVNYIYRIREADGVPLILEKTYIPYKICSVLNSYRLEHESLYNILNKECGIMPHHGVESYEVVQVSKQESELLDCHAGTLAFAVERIGYLENNEVYEFTQSIVRGDRCKFEVPLSNDAVKPYRRLK
- a CDS encoding AGE family epimerase/isomerase; its protein translation is MMDGCIDTHRLEQLRYIYSKTLLNDVVPFWMKFSIDRENGGYFHYLDRDGSLLCSDKAVWLQNRSLWFFSKLYNEIEKNDEWLAAAKNGYEFIKNHCIDSDGRMFFLVDKQGRKLRKRRYWFTETFGILGLSEYAKAANDREAYELALQTYRLIVHLYHHPEELPSKFYSENRNIQSLTATMLLMSTTQVIRAMDVDKSISSDFSQVIDTCIGDIQRYFFKPNERALLETVAQDGSVINTPDGRTINPGHSIETAWFLMQEGLYRGNRDTIALGLQILDASLERGWDETYGGLFSFVDLEGKPSEHVEWDMKYWWPHTESLYALLLAYVITKDDKYLASYDEVHAWTFSHFPDYEYGEWYGYLHRDGSIALPVKGSAWKGTLHLPRLLIQGIALIDDCINQ
- a CDS encoding sugar ABC transporter permease, encoding MKSLQTNSLENRYTLIKGIRSYAMVGALIVIWVLFAILTGGTFLSVRNLSNLFRLTGIKGILVIGMVGCLVSGEFDLSIGSVVGVTGAITALLQTQYDMNCVCAIAISLLAGLLIGVWQGYWIAYQNVPAFIVTLGGMMIFRGATVLVTKGCSIPVSNPDFALLGQEYLPGWLSILLGIICIGGFIFFEQGMRRRRSSYGFDIASKRVLFGKYFLVLVLVGCFVFGFNSYQGIPVPVLILLILYFIFAFLYNKTQYGRYIYAVGGNSKAAKLSGIDIRKVYMKVFVMMGFLSAVASNVLTSRLASATPNAGNSFEMDSIAACVIGGISLTGGRGMLFGALVGALVMTSLGNGMSLLNLTAAWQDVIKGLILLMAVWFDVSSNKQNR